The genomic window TTGTACAACAATTAAAACTGAACCTGAATACCCACAACAGTTTACTGAATAAACTCCAAATTTAAGTATCAAACATTTTAAACATATCTAAATGTATGTAATGGAAGGTCAAGTTGCAATAGGCCTTCTAGAGTTGAACATCTTGACACCATTTTGCATTGAAGATCGAGCATATTTGGTCAATAGTGCTCCTGTGGTCTGTTTCTCTCCGCACAGgtccctgcaaaaaaaaaaatatacacactaatttatttattcatttttacttattttttctttaattgcAGACTCATACCTagttagagattttttttttattctggcaAATTGtgaaagctcacataatttgcaattaaaaaaaggaatacTCACGCTATATACGGCTCAATATCTTCTTCCGTCCATTTTTCTCGGAGTGTGAAGAGATGATTAAAGCGCTCCAGTGTGTCCTCCGGAAGATCTTCTACCTGCAGAAGGCAGATGGTCTCGGGGCGGGAGCTGCGGTCCACCAGGGCGACACTCTAAAGAAGTGAAAATTTGTTATTATGACTACTATTGATTTCAAATTCAGAATGAAAAGctgatgatgaagatgcaaacCTTGAGCTGGCTCAGACTCGTGCTCATGCCATCTGGTACGCTCTGCTGCCACACCTCCTGAAATTCCCTCAGGTTGAACTTGATGGCATTCTTCAGCAACATGAGCGCAGTACCCCGACAAACTTTAGCCTCATCCAGCGCGTAAAATACATCGTCTGTTTGGAGGTAAGTGCATATGTAAAATCCATTTTCCAAGTTCCTACAGATTGTGCGACAGTGTTTACTTACCATTTTCAACGTAGCGTGTCCCATAGCAGTTTAAACAGTGCTCAATCATTTCTCTGTGAATGACATTAAATAATAAGTTTTCTTTTTACTTAATGTACAGCACTTTATAAATAGTTGCTTTTAAAGTGCTCTGTAGATAAAGTTGGGTTTCTGACACAAACCTGGGCTCGAGTGGGCTTAACTCCTCCAGACTGGTTTGAAGTGGAACCTTGTTGCAAGACCATGACTCCGAGTCCACCAGCTGAGTCACATGACCAAGCAACTTCATCTCGTAGTCAGAGTCGAGTACACGCCAGCAGCCTGAAGAAATTCACGCTAAACTGTAAATGTCTTTAAAATTGCTCAGTATTGCTGAACACTATTTAACAGTGTGTTATTATTTTGTCTCTTACCATTTATCTGACAGGCGTGGATGGCCTTCAAGTGGTTCTTAAGCTCTTCTTCACTGGCTTGAATTGTCTCCAGTAGATCGTCCATGGTGTACTACAAACGAAGATACACATTGGCTGTGATGTCATCAGTGTGAATTTGTCCaaggagaaaaagcatgttaccGTGTTTTCAGCGTTCTCCTGCTGCCCAGGTAGGCCAGGCCCTTCATATGGGTTCTCCCTTAAAACTTTCAGCAGCTTCTTCAGTTTAGGATGTTGTCTTTTCACTTCCCAGTAGCTGTTGCAAAAGCCCCAGATCTGCAAAGAGTTGAACACTGATGCTGATTTGCATGACCTTGTTACAATTACTTTGATTATTGAgtattgaatttatttattacttcCATTATCACGAcgtaattttcaaaataatcttTAAATCACAAATAACAGCACACAATTGTGCATTTTGCAGCATTTTTTAAATGCCCCTTAAGGTAAATTTAGAATGTGATGGTGTCAAGAAAGATCTTCATTGCAAATATAGTTTGAGTTAATCAACCAGTAATATTCatctaaaataaaatgatacaaatGATTTGAGGGGCAATGGAATTTTCAAACTTATCCAACCTGAGCGTGAACAAGCTGTGTGCTCTCCTGGCTGCTGGTGAGCTGATCGGGTGTTTTGCATCCTGGCAGAAAGAGCAACAGGTTGGACGTGTCTGCGATCTTCAAATCGTAGGTCCTGTCACCGGTACACAGCACGGCGTGCTCATCTTTGTCCCCTctgatcaccaggctgcaaaaACATCAACATCGGGTCAGGTCTACAGAGACCTACAAAAGCCTCACATGGAACTATAAAGTTCCGAAATTCTTCCGACCTGTCACCCGCTTCTATGTGTTTGCACAGTGTGTCGTCCAGCTCCATTAGGCAGTAGTCTGCAGACGAGACGTTCTCTCCCAGAGACAAACAATAAATCGTTTTCTGCAGATCTTCTTCTTTCAGCTTGGCGATCTCAAGCGTCGCTTGAATCTCCTCCAAAGTTCTCATTTTGAACACAACGCAGATTGAATAAATACAGGATAAATTTTGAACATGGACACGAAAGAGAATAACGCCTTCTAAATGTCTGTTATGGATGGTAAgaaaatagtttgtcaacaaagtTACGCGCCTTCTTGTCGCGAGACGGAAGTTGTACTATGGGGTAGTGTTGggtcgtgagtgaacgatttgttcaaaagaacgaatttCTTTCGTGGAgcgtgaacgaatcacttcctaaacattttctt from Syngnathus typhle isolate RoL2023-S1 ecotype Sweden linkage group LG10, RoL_Styp_1.0, whole genome shotgun sequence includes these protein-coding regions:
- the dscc1 gene encoding sister chromatid cohesion protein DCC1; translation: MRTLEEIQATLEIAKLKEEDLQKTIYCLSLGENVSSADYCLMELDDTLCKHIEAGDSLVIRGDKDEHAVLCTGDRTYDLKIADTSNLLLFLPGCKTPDQLTSSQESTQLVHAQIWGFCNSYWEVKRQHPKLKKLLKVLRENPYEGPGLPGQQENAENTYTMDDLLETIQASEEELKNHLKAIHACQINGCWRVLDSDYEMKLLGHVTQLVDSESWSCNKVPLQTSLEELSPLEPREMIEHCLNCYGTRYVENDDVFYALDEAKVCRGTALMLLKNAIKFNLREFQEVWQQSVPDGMSTSLSQLKSVALVDRSSRPETICLLQVEDLPEDTLERFNHLFTLREKWTEEDIEPYIADLCGEKQTTGALLTKYARSSMQNGVKMFNSRRPIAT